The genomic interval TCACCGAGCGCAAGAACGTCTTGAGCTTGGCGCTCGTGCTGAGCTCGATGATCGCGTATTTCCGCTTCGCGCCGCTGGATCAAGACGACGCCGAAGAATCGCCTTCGTCCAAGGCTGGTCGCTGGGGTTGGTACGCGCTGTCGTGGCTGTTGTTTTTTGCGGCACTACTGAGCAAGACGGTCGTGGCCACGATGCCGGCTGTAATCCTGGTCGTCATCTGGTGGAAGCGAGGCCGAATCGGCTGGCGCAACGTCGTCCCCCTCTTGCCGTTTTTTATCATCGGCGGAATTATGGGCCGGCATACGGCGATGCTGGAAAAGACGCACGTGGGGGCACAAGGTGAAGAGTGGGACTTCACGCCCATCGAACGCGGTTTGATTGCCGGCAGGGCGATCTGGTTCTACGCCGGAAAGCTGGCTTGGCCCTATCCGCTTATTTTCTTTTATCACCGCTGGAACATCGACCAGCAGCAGTGGTGGCAATTCCTGTATCCCGCGACGGCGCTTATGGTGCCCGTGGTTTTGTGGATGGCGCGGCGCCGGATCGGTCGCGGTCCCCTGGCTGCAGCGCTCATTTATGGCGGCGTACTGATGCCGGCCTTGGGCTTCTTCAACGTCTATCCCTTTCGCTACTCGTTCGTGGCAGATCATTTTCAATATCATGCCAGCCTGACGTTATTCGCGCTCGCCGGAAGCTGCGCGGGCCTTGCGGCGATGCGATTGTCGTCGCCGGGGCGCGCCATGCTCAAGGCGTGTCTGGCCGGTGTACTGCTGATGTTAGTCGGACTCAGTTTTCAGCAGACTCGGATTTACGAAGACCTGGAAGTTCTCTATCGCGACACCATCGCGAAGAATCAGACCGGCGTCATCGCCTATTCGAACCTCGCGGCCTATCTTGGTGACCTGGGCCGAAATGCCGAGGCGCTGGATCTCGCGCGTGAAGCCATCAAGCGTGATCCCGAGGGGGCTGGCGTGCATAACAATCTAGGGGCCATTCTGCTGGGCTATTGCCAGCAACTTGGCGATCACGGCGAACGTTTCGACGAAAGTGTCCGTGAATTAAGTAAAGCTCGCGAGTTGAATCCCAAGTACCTTGGATCGCACTGCAATCTGGCGGTGGCCATGCTGTATGACAATCGGCCCGAAGAAGCGGTCGTACATCTGCGGCGCGCACTGGACATTAATCCTCGCGACGCTCGCTCGCTGTTCGGTATGGGCTCACTGATGACGCAGTTAAAGAAGCCGGACGAAGCACGGCAGTGGTACGCGCAGGCCTTGGCGCGCGACCCCGATCTGCCGCCGGCTCATTACGGGCTGGGATTGCAGGAAATCGAGGAGGGCCGAACCGACGAGGCTATCGCGCACCTAGAAACGGCGTTGCGTCTGGAACCTGCTTACACGGATGCCCATTATGCGATCGCCAACGCTCTCTCGGCCAAAGGAGAAATTGAAGCGGCGGCACTGCATTATCGCCGGGCAGTTGAACTGCGCCCGAAGTATGTGGCGGCGCTCGTGAATCTAGGAATCGCGGAACTTCGGCTGGGCAATACGGCCGCGGCATCCACCGCATTCGAAAAGGCACTCGCATCCGATGCCCAGAATAACGAAGCGCGACTAGGCTTGGCCGTCACCTTGGTGAACGCAGGCAACCCGGCCGCGGCGATCGAGCATTTCCAGAAACTACTCGCCGCCGATCCAAGCCGTGCGGACGTGCAGTTTCAATTGGCCAACGCCTTCGTCGCGCTGAGACAGATGGATCTAGCGATCGAGCACTACATGGAAGCGGTGCAGTTGCGCCCCGATTACCTCGAAGCGTTGCAGAACCTGGGAGCAGCCTTATTGATCTCTGAAAAAGTCGACGAGGCGATTCCCTATCTGGAAAAGGTCCTGCAACTGCAACCACAGAATCCGCAGGCCAGGGCCAACCTCGAACAAGCGCAACAGATGAAACGTCAGCAAAAGCCAGAATAACACTCCCTTGGTTGCAACCTGTCGCTCGTCTCGAAATCCGCTATGGCACGAAACTTACAAACGCCCGTCAGTGCCAATCGCGGCGAGAAATCCGGCGAGGTACCTCGAGTGCCAACGGCCGTACCACCACATTCGCCGGTCTGGACCCTATTGGCAGTCGTAGCCGTCGGCGTGGCGGTCGGGATCGTCTATCGCGGTGCGCTGCACGTCCCGTTCATTTTCGACGATCGAGAATGCGTAGTTGGCAATCCGTCGATCAGGCAACTGTGGCCCCTATTCGGCGACGCGGAACGGCCGGGCCCTCTGAATCCGCCGAGGGATTTCTCGACCGCTGGCCGACCGGTTGTGAATTGGACGTTTGCGGTCAACTACCACTTTGGGCAGCTAGATCCTGCTGGCTACCACCTTTTCAACATCGTCCTGCACGGCCTCTCGGCGCTGCTGTTGTGGAGAATCGTGCGACGCACACTGCGGCTCGAATTCTTTCGTGACCGCTTTGCACGCGTCGCCGATCCGCTTGCGCTGCTGGTCGCGCTGTTGTGGGCCGTTCATCCGCTGAATGTCGAAGCGGTCGTATATGTAACGCAGCGAACGGAGCTGCTGATGGGACTGTTTTATCTGGCGACGCTCTATGCCAGCCTGCGTTATTGGACAGCCCCGACCGAACCCAGGCGGTGGGCGTGGTGCCTGGTCGCGGCAGCAGCTTGCTTCTCGGGTATGGGGTGCAAGGAAGTAATGGCTTCGGCGCCCGTCATGGTGCTGCTCTTCGAACGAACCTTTCTCGCAGGTTCATTTCGCCAGGCGTGGCGCGCTTCGTGGCGATTGTATTCACTTCTGGCAAGTTCCTGGCTATTGCTGCTCGTCTTGCATCACGGTGGATCGCGTTCGGAATCGGTCGGCTTTCATCTTGGCGTGGCTCCCTATGTGTGGTGGGCAACGCAAACGAAAGTACTGCTCCTTTATTTAAAGCTCTGCATTTGGCCTTGGCCCTTGGTGATTCATTACGAAATTCCGCATCTGGACACCGTCGCCGCGGCGCTGCCTTGGGTGTTGCCCGTCGTCGGATTGATGCTGCTCACCGTTATTTTAGTCGCGCGACGCACCGCGGCTGGATTCGTGCTGACGTGGATGTTTGCAGTCCTGTCGCCGACGTTGCTCGTGCCGATCGTGACGGAAATTGCCGTGGAACGCCGCATGTATCTGCCGCTGGCCGCGCTCGTTGCGCTCGCCGTCGGCGGTGGTTATCTCCTAGCGCGACGTTTCTTCACGGCCGCGCATTCGCCAACGTCTGCGCCGTTATGGGTGATGGGGGCGGCCGGGATCGCTCTCATCATTACCTATTGCGCCGTCGATCGACGCCGACTGGAAGCGTACGCAGATACGGTAAACATTTGGCAAGACGCGCTTGCTTATTACCCTGCTAGCAACGTGATCAACGCGAATCTGGCTTCGGAACTATTGGTGGCCGGTCGACCAGAGGAAGCCCTCACAGTATCCCGGCAGGCACTATCGCTGGGATGCGACAGCCGGGGAATTCACAACAATCTGGGAGCTTCGTTGACGGCGCTTGGCGATCGCTACGGTTTTCAGCCAGGCCAACTCGACGAAGCAGTGGTACAGTTGAACGAGGCCTTGCGGATCAGCCCCGACTTCGAAGACGCACTCGTGAATCTGGCGTTCGCCTTGCTCAAAGGTGGGCAGCCTGACCAGGCGGATGCTCATTGCGCACGTGCATTGCAGATCAATCCGCGCAATGCGCAAGCGCTGTACGCCCGGGGAACGATTTTCATGGCATTGGGCAAGGCCAACGAAGCAGCCCAATACTTGCAGCAAGCAGTCGAACAAGATCCGCGCTCCGCGGCAGCCCACTATGGGCTAGCGCTTGTATTGCTCAACGGATCACAGCCGCAGGCAGCCCGCGACCATCTACAAGAAGCGCTGCGCCTCGATCCCACTTTGCCCGAGGTTCATTACGCACTGGGTGGCGTGCTAGCGGCACAGGGTGACTTGCGCGGCGCGGCGCACGAATACGCCGCCGCCGCCGACCTACGCCCCGCCTATGCCCAGGCCGTCAACAATCTGGGCGTCATGCAAATGAACTTGGGCGAAATGGACAACGCTATCCGGAGCTTTGCCGAGGCCGTCCGTCGTCAGCCGGATTACAAAGAAGCGCAAGGCAATCTAGAACGAGCGCAGCAAGTCAAGCGGCAGCAAGATGGCGAACAAAAGCAATAAGAATCGTACGACTGGCAGTCGCGATTCGGGCGATTCTCGTTCGACCGCGATTCCGCCGACCGGAATATCGCGGGAAAGGCTGTTGCTGGCCGGCGCCGCGGTCATTCTAGCCGCCGGCATCGCGCTCGTTTACCAGCGGGCCCTCAATGCCCCGCTAATCTTCGATGACGAAACTGTCATCGCAAAAAACCCGTCGCTCAAACAATTGTGGCCGCTGTTTGGTGATTCCGAATTGCGCGGCCCACTCAATCCGCCGCGCGACCTTAGCACCTCCGGTCGACCACTGGTGAATCTCTCGCTGGCCATAAATTATCACTTTGGCGAAATCGAGACCGCGGGCTACCACGTCGTCAACATGGTATTGCACCTGCTGGCGACTCTATTGCTGTTGGGGATTATGCGGCGCACGCTACGGCTCGATTTCTTTTCTCCCTCGATTCGCACCGCTGCCGATCCACTGGCATTTCTCGTCGCCCTGGCCTGGACGTTGCATCCGCTGCACACCGAGACCGTGGTCTACATCACGCAACGTACCGAGTTGATGGTCGGCCTGTTTTACTTGGCGACGCTGTACGCCAGCTTGCGTTACTGGAACGCAACGACAGACCGCTCTCGCCGGATTTGGAATCTGCTGGCCATGTTGGCTTGCGCCTTGGGCATGACGTGCAAGGAAGTAATGGTCACGGCTCCGGTCGCAGTCTTACTCTTTGACCGAACATTCGTGGCAGGTTCGTTTCGCGCGGCGCTTGCGCGTTCTCGGTGGTTGTACGCTGGTTTGGCGGCGAGTTGGCTCGTTCTTCTGGTGCTCAACATCGGCGGGCCGCGTTCATCGTCCGCGGGCTTTCGCACGAGCTTGCCCGCCTATAGCTGGTGGCTGACACAGACCGAGGTGTTGATTCTCTATTTGCGACTCGTCTGCTGGCCTTGGCCGCTGACGATTCATCATCAGATCCCCTTTCTAACAACCATTGGAGAGGCCTGGCCGTGGTTATTGACCGCGACGTTGCTGGCCATCGCGACGCTAGCGCTCGTCGCCCGGCGCACGGCGGCGGGATTCGCGATTGCCTGGACTTTCCTGATTCTTTCGCCGACTCTGGTCGTGCCGATCGTCACGGAAGTTGCCGCCGAGCGGCGGATGTATTTGCCGTCGGCGTCACTCTTGGCGCTGGTGATCGTCGGTGGTTTTGCGCTGCTCGAATGGATCGGCAAATCGGAGGGCACTTTGGCCGACGCGGGCCGTGGACGACGCTCATTGCCGGTGATCGCCGCTTGCGCTCTCGCGCTCGCAGCCGCTTACGGCACCGTCAGCGTACGGCGCCTGGCTGCTTACGAAAGTGCGATCAGCATCTGGCAGGATGCCGCATCGTGCGAGCCGCACGATGCGACGGTGCAAACAAACTGGGGTGTCGCGCTGGCGGCAGATGGCCGCCCACAAGAAGCCATCGAGCATTATGAAGAGGCATTGCGTATCGACCCCGCAGCGCCCGAGGCTCGCCCCAACCTGGCCGAAGCCTACTATGATCTTGGGCTACGGCAGCTCGATCAGAACAAACCGGCCGAGGCCGAGAAGTTCTTCCTGACCGCGTTAGGTATCAACGCCGATTTCGCCAACGCGCATTATGCGTTGGCTGGCGCGCGGGCCGCGCAAGGAGATGCGCGCGGCGCCGCACAGAACTATGCCGTAGCGGCTAAGCTGCGGCCCGACTACGTCGCGGCCTGGATCAATCTCGGAGCGACGCGATTAGGCTTGGGAGAAACCGAGTCGGCGGCCAGTGCGTTTCAACAGGCACTGCGCCATAGCCCCGACAACGCGGACGCCAGCTTCGGCCTTGGAATTGCGCTGGCCAAGCTGGGAAAAGGTCGCGAAGCGGCTGAACAATTTCAAGCGGCGTACCGCGCCGATCCGCGGCGGGCGGATGCGCATTTCGAACTGGCCAATCTGCTCGTCGCTGCCAATAATCTGCCAGCCGCGGCCGAAGAGTATCGTGCCGCAATTCGCGTGCAACCCGACTATCTC from Pirellulales bacterium carries:
- a CDS encoding tetratricopeptide repeat protein, with product MANKSNKNRTTGSRDSGDSRSTAIPPTGISRERLLLAGAAVILAAGIALVYQRALNAPLIFDDETVIAKNPSLKQLWPLFGDSELRGPLNPPRDLSTSGRPLVNLSLAINYHFGEIETAGYHVVNMVLHLLATLLLLGIMRRTLRLDFFSPSIRTAADPLAFLVALAWTLHPLHTETVVYITQRTELMVGLFYLATLYASLRYWNATTDRSRRIWNLLAMLACALGMTCKEVMVTAPVAVLLFDRTFVAGSFRAALARSRWLYAGLAASWLVLLVLNIGGPRSSSAGFRTSLPAYSWWLTQTEVLILYLRLVCWPWPLTIHHQIPFLTTIGEAWPWLLTATLLAIATLALVARRTAAGFAIAWTFLILSPTLVVPIVTEVAAERRMYLPSASLLALVIVGGFALLEWIGKSEGTLADAGRGRRSLPVIAACALALAAAYGTVSVRRLAAYESAISIWQDAASCEPHDATVQTNWGVALAADGRPQEAIEHYEEALRIDPAAPEARPNLAEAYYDLGLRQLDQNKPAEAEKFFLTALGINADFANAHYALAGARAAQGDARGAAQNYAVAAKLRPDYVAAWINLGATRLGLGETESAASAFQQALRHSPDNADASFGLGIALAKLGKGREAAEQFQAAYRADPRRADAHFELANLLVAANNLPAAAEEYRAAIRVQPDYLEAWQNLGAVSLAQGNVKQAIATFQEVLRLQPDYPQARANLERAIELSRQQEGK
- a CDS encoding tetratricopeptide repeat protein; the protein is MARNLQTPVSANRGEKSGEVPRVPTAVPPHSPVWTLLAVVAVGVAVGIVYRGALHVPFIFDDRECVVGNPSIRQLWPLFGDAERPGPLNPPRDFSTAGRPVVNWTFAVNYHFGQLDPAGYHLFNIVLHGLSALLLWRIVRRTLRLEFFRDRFARVADPLALLVALLWAVHPLNVEAVVYVTQRTELLMGLFYLATLYASLRYWTAPTEPRRWAWCLVAAAACFSGMGCKEVMASAPVMVLLFERTFLAGSFRQAWRASWRLYSLLASSWLLLLVLHHGGSRSESVGFHLGVAPYVWWATQTKVLLLYLKLCIWPWPLVIHYEIPHLDTVAAALPWVLPVVGLMLLTVILVARRTAAGFVLTWMFAVLSPTLLVPIVTEIAVERRMYLPLAALVALAVGGGYLLARRFFTAAHSPTSAPLWVMGAAGIALIITYCAVDRRRLEAYADTVNIWQDALAYYPASNVINANLASELLVAGRPEEALTVSRQALSLGCDSRGIHNNLGASLTALGDRYGFQPGQLDEAVVQLNEALRISPDFEDALVNLAFALLKGGQPDQADAHCARALQINPRNAQALYARGTIFMALGKANEAAQYLQQAVEQDPRSAAAHYGLALVLLNGSQPQAARDHLQEALRLDPTLPEVHYALGGVLAAQGDLRGAAHEYAAAADLRPAYAQAVNNLGVMQMNLGEMDNAIRSFAEAVRRQPDYKEAQGNLERAQQVKRQQDGEQKQ
- a CDS encoding tetratricopeptide repeat protein is translated as MHVLQSDNSPDQGTIQPADAPAPTNWFEPRRTLVGAALLALLIIVAYAPVVRDKFIWDDDAYVTRNPTLRSLAGLRQMWLEPLSIPQYYPLVHTTFWIEYHLWGLNPLGYHLVNVLLHATSAWLLWRLLKRLEVPGAWLAAALFAVHPVCVESVVWVTERKNVLSLALVLSSMIAYFRFAPLDQDDAEESPSSKAGRWGWYALSWLLFFAALLSKTVVATMPAVILVVIWWKRGRIGWRNVVPLLPFFIIGGIMGRHTAMLEKTHVGAQGEEWDFTPIERGLIAGRAIWFYAGKLAWPYPLIFFYHRWNIDQQQWWQFLYPATALMVPVVLWMARRRIGRGPLAAALIYGGVLMPALGFFNVYPFRYSFVADHFQYHASLTLFALAGSCAGLAAMRLSSPGRAMLKACLAGVLLMLVGLSFQQTRIYEDLEVLYRDTIAKNQTGVIAYSNLAAYLGDLGRNAEALDLAREAIKRDPEGAGVHNNLGAILLGYCQQLGDHGERFDESVRELSKARELNPKYLGSHCNLAVAMLYDNRPEEAVVHLRRALDINPRDARSLFGMGSLMTQLKKPDEARQWYAQALARDPDLPPAHYGLGLQEIEEGRTDEAIAHLETALRLEPAYTDAHYAIANALSAKGEIEAAALHYRRAVELRPKYVAALVNLGIAELRLGNTAAASTAFEKALASDAQNNEARLGLAVTLVNAGNPAAAIEHFQKLLAADPSRADVQFQLANAFVALRQMDLAIEHYMEAVQLRPDYLEALQNLGAALLISEKVDEAIPYLEKVLQLQPQNPQARANLEQAQQMKRQQKPE